The Klebsiella sp. RIT-PI-d genomic sequence TTGATATCCACGCCGCCGTCGACCTTCCGCCACAGATAAACCGGAATTGCCATAATTAAACTCTCTGTTACTTTTGGTGATGGTAAGCGCAAAACCGCAGAGGATTATACCGACGACTATCTGATGATATGTTATTTCCAGAAAGGCTCAGCGCATATCTCATTTTTGCGACCGACCTGGTGGAAAAAATGAATGACATTGTGGCAAAGTATTATCCGCAGGCGCTGACAACACATTTATAACGCACAAAGCTAAATCTAATGGTGTCCGATGGATACTAATTTTATAGAAGTGAAGCCAGCCGTTTATGGCATACTGAGTGGCATACTGAAAAAATAACTGACAGATAACTGATTGATAGTATAGAAAATAACAGGATGGAATGGCGGAGAGAGGGGGATTTGAACCCCCGGTAGAGTTGCCCCTACTCCGGTTTTCGAGACCGGTCCGTTCAGCCGCTCCGGCATCTCTCCGTTTTAATGGTTGCAATAATGCCCGGAAATTTGGCATTTTAACAGTCCCAGCCCCTTCAACTGTGTTTAAGTGATGAGTTTGCGAGCAAAACGATGATTAAGTGGCCCTGGAAAGCACAAGAATCACCCCGCAGCCCCGAATTGCCGTGGGAGCAGGCACTGGCAATACCTGTTCTCGCCACGCTTACAGTGGACGATCGGGCAAAGTTAATCCAGCTTGCCGGGCGCTTCCTGCAGCAAAAACGCATTGTTGCCCTACAAAATCTCGAGCTTGATTTGCTACAGAATTGCCGTATCGCACTGCTCTTCTGTCTTCCAGTTCTGGAATTAGGCATCGAATGGCTCGACGGTTTTCACGAGATTTTAGTCTACCCCGCCCCATTTATTGTTGATGATGAATGGGAAGATGACATTGGCCTGGTTCATACTCAGCGCATGGTTCAGTCGGGCCAGAGCTGGCAACAGGGTCCGATCATTCTCAACTGGCTGGATATTCAGGATTCCTTCGATGCATCAGGCTTTAATCTGATTGTGCATGAGGTTGCGCATAAGCTGGACACGCGCAACGGCGACCGTGCCAGTGGCGTCCCCTCGATCCCCCTGCGCGACGTCGCTGGCTGGGAGCATGACCTGCATGCAGCGATGAATAATATTCAGGATGAGATCGATATGGTTGGCGAAAGTGCAGCAAGTATTGATGCTTATGCGGCAACCGATCCCGCTGAATGCTTCGCCGTGCTATCAGAATACTTTTTCAGCGCTCCCGAACTTTTTGCACCACGTTTCCCGGCGCTGTGGCAGCGTTTCTGCCAGTTCTATCAACAGGACCCCTTACAACGGCTGCGCGAAAGCGGAGAATCAGCGGGACATGCCTTCCTGGTACACTAAAAATACAATCTGGCTTATTATTAATCATTTGAATCAATGAGTTAATTTTATCGTTGACACAAAATTACAGGGGCAGTAATATTCGCCCCGTTCACACGATTCCTCTGTAGTTCAGTCGGTAGAACGGCGGACTGTTAATCCGTATGTCACTGGTTCGAGTCCAGTCAGAGGAGCCAAATCCCTGTTTTCAGGCGTGCTTATAAGTCCCTATTCAACCAGGTTTTAATAAGTTAGCGTGAAAATCTTTCCCGATGCGTATCTGGTTTTCCCTGCGCATCCGGCGAAAATGGTGGTCTGATTTAAGGTCATTTCAGTTCGATAATGCAGTGAACACCTAATGTCGCTGCCCGTAGCGAAAATCCGCAGTATCAAGCCTCCTGACAAACCCTTTAAACTGACTGATTCACACGGTCTGTATCAGCTTGTCAATTCAGACAAATTCCGTAACGTTGTTGAAAGATTATTTGGAGCGTTAAAAGAGCTCCGTCGAGTGGCTACCCGTTATGAAAAACAGCAAGAAACTATCTTATGATGGTAAAACCGGACAGTATCCATCTTTTTCTCAGAAGAGTATGTAATTAAGGGACACATACTGGCCCTTAACTCGGTCCGAAGGCCATCGAATGCTTCCGGACCGAACCTGACTACTGGGTAGGATTGCGCAATGTTATTCAGTTACGATCCCCAAATACAAGCACGCTTTGATTTTACGGCAACTTATTTGATAGATTTTTCTAAATAAGTTATTACGCGCTTCTTCATTAACGCTTCTAATGTCTTCTTAGCATTATCCATATTGTTAGTAGCCATATTAAATCTAGTGGAGGATATATCTAAATCAGGTTGGAATAATCCTGACTTAATATTATCAATGAAAACTTGTCTAACTTGTTTATCCAAATAAACATACCGACTTTCATATATATCACTTGTTATGGAATGTTCCTTCTGAATAGACTCTGCCTTATCAATAGGTAGGCTAGCCAGTAGGTTGAAAATTTTTTCATCCTTAATGCTGGTCGTACCTTCAACCTTTTTAATATCATTTTCAAGAAGCTTAAGTCGTGTAAGCGTATCCTTTTTAGTCATATTCTCCATACGTTCAAGTAAAGGAATAAAATTAAACTGTTTTCGAATATCATCAACCTCCTGCTGCATAAAGATAGTAAGTTCTTTGTTAACGTTATCAATAACTTTACCCTTGATTTTTGCCATATAATCAAACCTGTCAACCTGGTCTTTTGGCACATCAGGCAACTCAAGTTGAACTTGACTGGCATCCAGTGCCGTGAAACTTTTCACACCCTGTGGATTTGTAGCAGGAAGGTTTTTAATATATCTATCAATAAAATCTTCTCTTAAGCTTGTACCAGTATCTTTTTCTATTTCTTCAAGGAAAGATATTGGTTCATTTCTTGGCGGTTCCGGCATCAATGCCGATAAATTTCTATCGTTAATTTCAAGAGGGTGAGATACATTATGCTCAGGTAAAATAGAAATATTTTCACCGGCAGTATCAGGCATGTTTTTTATATATTCATTTATTTTATCTGCAGTACTTAGCCTACTCGATTGTTCACTTAACGCTCTCATACCAGGTTTATCATAAGGAACATCAGGAAGTGATAATTCGTTAGGATTGGTTGTATTTATTCTTGATATACTGGCTGAGAAATTATGGTGTGGAAGAGCATGTTCTTCCGCTTTACCAGGTAAATTCAACAACCGATAGTCGAAATCTTTATATTTTTCGTCAGGTATTTTATGATTAACATTATTGCGAACCACAGTCTTCTCATCATTTTTTTTCTGCTTCAAAGATTCAGGCTTCCCGTCATAAACCTCAAGTTCATTCATTAGTTGTGGAACATTTTTTTCCTGATAATCACTGAACTTAGGAATGTCAGAAGTTTCTTCAAGCTGTTCAAGATAACTATCAATTTTTTCAGACCAGCTGGTTTTTTTAAATTGCGCTGCTTTATCCAGTAAACTGATCTGATCTTTAGTTTCAGGCCCCTCGACTTTAGACTCATTACCACCAACTGCTCCGGTGTTTTTAAGAGTGTCTGTTACTTTGGGAAGCTTATCAGCTACATCAGCTACGTTTGGCGCAGCAGGTTGAATACTGGGAGATTGAGTGTTGCTCGTCTCCAACTTACCAGCCAAAAGAGGTACCTGAATTTTCTCATGGTCATTCAGTTCTTCTGGAATCCCAAGCAGCTTTTCCCTAACGTCCTCAGTACCCAATGTTACTTTGGGAAGCTTATCCGCTACATCAGCTACGTTTGGCGCAGCAGGTTGAATACTGGAGGATTGAGTGTTGCTCGTCTCCAACTTACCAGCCAAAAGAGGTACCTGAGTTTTCTCATGGTCATTCAGTTCTTCTGGAATCCCAAGCAGCTTTTCCCTAACGTCCTCAGTACCCAATAATTGATCAAAAACTTCCTGTTCTGCATTTTCAATGCTGGATAAAAACATATGCAATCCTTCAGATTCGAATATATCCAGAGCGTGAGTGAAAATATCCTCATTAAGTTCGGGTAACAAACCCTGAACTTGTTGGTGTGTATCAATGGCAGAGTTAATGTCTTGATCGTTGGAGCGTACTAGCTCTGACAGGGGTGCTAATTCACTTTCTGACGATGAATCAAATAACTTATTTTGGTCTACATTATTTATATCTTCGGGTTTCGAAGTCGGCAATTTATCCAGCTCAGAAACGGCCGGTAAGTCAGCATGTTGCACTGTAACAGATGTGGAATTAGTGGCAGCATTTTCCGACTCAGAGGTCCTATTTTCATTAGAACCAGTTGATAAGAGTACTCCGGGATCGGGCAGCGCTTCGAGATTGCCCTTTGATTCCACATCAATACTGTCAGGTAAAGATGATATTTTAATCGTATCAGCAGCAGAATCTGAGGAGTTTTTTCCTGAAGCAGATATTTTATGATCACTTTCTTTGGGAGACTCTTGAGCCTTCAAGGTTCGTTGCACCTCTCTGGTATTTTCGTCAGATAGAGTTGAAAGATGAAAAACTTCACCCACTAATGAACTCTTCATTTTGATTTTTAGCCCAGCATCAGATATCGGTGGAGAGCTTTTGGATACCTTATTCAGTTTATACTGTGCATACTGCCTGCGGGCATCTTCACTCATCGCTACAAGGTTAGTAGCAATTTCTGCTTTAATCTTTTCATTTTGGGAAACAGAAGATGTATAAACAGCATTAACATATGATGAAACTACGCCTGAAATATAATTATTAAGCCATATGTTTCTGGCATTTTTAGATAAGTCGGAGTGGTCGCGATTGTCTGCCGAATGAGCTTTAAGACAATTAGATATATTATTTATAACATCAATATAATATTTGCAGGACATTATATGACTACGAATAACTGTTTCCAGGTTAGATCTTAATTTTGATTTATCTAGTTCTCCATAAGAGTATGATTTCTTAATTGCATCATTACATTTTTCCCGTAAAACAGGCTGCGCCATGTGTGCTTTAACCTCATCATTTAAACGCACAGAGTTGATCACTGGAACATTATAAGAAATATACTCATAACTTAATTTATTCGCCAAGGAATGTGTAATCTCTTTGGAAAAAAATAATATATTCTGACCGCTTTCCTTATCGACCTCCTTATCAATTTCAGTAAGTCTTTTTTTTACTCCTTCAAGTTTGCGTTCAGTTGCTTTAATATAAAATTCGGCATTGGACAACACAGAATCAAGTTCTAAATGACGCGATTGAATAATTGAAAGATTATTCTCATTGATTTTCCCTTTTAGAATTTTTTGAATTTCATTAATTTTTGCACTAGCAGTAAGTTTGTCGACTATATTTCTATTAAGCTCATCTTCAAGAACTTTAACTCTCTCTTTTAACTTGTCTCGTTTTGTCTTTAATGGCGATGATATTGGTTTTGTAAAATCATCATATAATGAAAATCTTTCATTCGGATAGTTTTTTTTCTTGTATTGTTCAAACTCTCTGTTCTTAAAAGATAATGATAAACGAGCTTGACTAATTTTGAGATCTAACTCTTCCAGTTCTGAATCTATAAGTAATGCTTGAGCGGGCGGCATTTTAGGCACTGACTTAGAGTATGTTTCATTGCGTTTACCAGTAAGACGTTCAATTTCTTTTTTATATTGGTCCGCATTTTCACGCAACCATTTAATATGGCTATCCGTAGCATATTTTTTTTTACCTTCAGCCATAGTTTCTTTTTGAAAAGAAGTAAAAAATGACTCTTTAATTTTTAAAATATGCTGATGACGTATTATATTTTCCTTTTTCTTTAATTCTTTAATCTCTGCTAATGTTGCAATGTACTTATCTTGTAACGTATTCGTTAAAATATAGAGATTTTCTTTTTCATATGTAGAAATATCACTTTTAATCTTTGCTTGTGCTTCGTCACGTTGCAATTTCAATTTTGTACTATCAGCATTCAATTTATGTAGTCTATCTACTACTTTTTGAAGTTTTGAATCGTAAGCAACATAAGGATGTTTTAAATAATATTGTTCCTTTTGCTTTTCAGTACTGATTTGCTGGCGAATTTCAGCAAGTTGAGAGGTTAATTTATCTAAATCTTCAGATGATTTAACAGAATCTGTAACATTTGCTTTTTTTTGTAATTCCGCTAATTCATTACGTTTACTTCTATGAGAACTTTCGAGCTCAAGAAGCGTTTTTTTAATGCCACTGAGTAACAGGTAATTATCCTCAGAAAATGTATAAATGCAATTTGCCAAATCATTGAATTCTTGAGATTCATAATTAACGACATTCTTGTTAAGGCTATGCAATTCTGATTGCAGCCTTATTATTTTAGATTCAATATTTTTACGTTGTGTCTCGTAATTTAATCCGATCTGATATGAGGTTGATCCATGGTTCTTCGTTTTAAGATTCTCGAGTTGATAATTACTTTCTTTAATATCATTTAAAAGGTTTAGTCTTTTACAGTTATTAAATCTATTTTTTTCAAAAACTTCATACTGTTCATTGACCTGTTCAAGCGTTTCAGACATTATTCTGTAAAGATCTAAAGCAACAGTCAATTCATTCTCCTTTGCATTACTATCACAGCTAAGGAGTTCGTAGGCAGTTTCAGGAACAATCATGCCAAATGCACCGATAATTCCATTTAATTTATGCGCATTATCATTGACTTCTTTTGAAGTTTCATTTTTTTTAATCTGATTATCTAATCGCTTAGTCAAATCCTCATTTGCTTTTTCAGCAATTGCATCAAGCTGAGCAAGTTGAGCATTCTGACCAGGGAACGTATCTTCCTTATGACGAGTCAATCGCTCCATAAAGACTTTTCGCTCATCTACTGAAAGATTTTTTTCTTCCACATGAAAATCTTTTATACATTTCTTTATCATTTTTTTAATGTTTTTATCCCCTGTTTTTTCATAAATCGAATTCAGTAGAGACAAATAAATATAAAAAACATCATTATTTATTGAAATAATTTCATGTATAGTAGATTTAAAAGAATCATCATTGCGTTGAATTAAACTGACCATATTTCGAATAAACTTGCTATTGCTTGTATTTTGGCTCACTGAAGTTGACAGTGATTTCAGAAACAATGCGAAAAGGTCAGATCCAGCTTGTTTGTCACACTCGAACGCGCGCATAAATTGTTGAGAAAGACGCTGAGAACCTGGTCTTTTATCTTTATCAAAAATAGAAGAAGCAGATTCTTTTTCGATTAAGTTTCTTATCAACTGGTCTACTATTTTAATTGGAAGCAGAATTGCTTCCGCAGTTGGATACAGTGTAGCTCGATCTCTATATTTTTCTAATACAGGCCCATCAACACCAACTAGATCTTTCATTCTGTCAAGCTCGGGAAGAGTTGCAGCAAGATTTGAATTCAGCTCATGAGCATGCGGACGATAACTATTAATCATTTTTATAAAACCTGAACTTTTATTTGAATCTATCATCTGCCGATAAGATGGTAACAGTGAGCATGGAACGGCATAATAATCTCTGAGATATTTTCTATCTCCTAGTGTAGCTCGATAAAAGTTCATACTACGATTATAGTTCAAAAATATGACTGGCATCCCAACAAACGAAGATTTATATTTATGGGTAAGTAAGATTTCTATTATCTTTGATACACCACTAGCGGGATCTAACTTCTTACCACAAGTGACCAAAATACGCCACAAGGTTGGATACCAGATACTGTCAGCAAAGTGCGGATTGCCAGAAGCCGGAAAAACAATTTTGGCCAGAATATTCGAATTATTATCTTTATCCAAACCTGCACCAATCAATAATTGTAAAACTTTCTGAATAAATGGTCGAGAAACTAAATTGTTGCTAACTAAATATTCGAGCGTTGAAAAATAAAAAGCTTTAGTCCCCTTTGGAAGCTTTGAAAAGGAATGAAAATCGAAATTATCAGGTACAAAAACTTGGCAGGCATCGTTGAATGCAGATTCGTCCTTTGTTTTAACAGCTTTCTCAATATAGTTTACGCCCAGTCGCCAATCATTTAAAACATTATCACCCCATTGCTGTGCAGAGACATATTCTTTCTTAAAACTCTTTTTTGCGGAAAAGTCGTGTTCAGCAATTATATTTTTTTCACTGATAATAGATTCAGTTAACGATTTGTTTTCAAAAATACTTTCTATATCAGAATGCGTTAAATTCTGTAGGTCTAAGCCTTCCAAATTAGCACAAGCAGAATTAAGACGATCATCAAGTTCTTCTAAGCAAGTCTTATTTTCAAATTCATTTTTATCAACTTGATTTATAGGAGAAGAAATTAACGTACTATTATCATTATCTAGACTAGATATAATTGCAGGATTTATAGATGTTGTATTAACATGCTGGTGTGATACCGGTAATATATTATTATGCTCTTCATCTGAACGAAAAGAACCTTTCATTACTGATGATTTACTATTCCTTTCACTTCTTTCTACACGTTGAACATTAGTGTTAGATTCAACTGAAATCAAGCTGGTGATACTATCAGTCCTATTCTGCGCATGCTTTTGAACATCCAGACTGCGCATCTTTACTTCCTTCTCTTCATAGAGCTCCCTATTATGCTCATATGCTGATGTTGAAACTACGAAACCATCAACAATTTCAGGGTGTTTTAAGACATGGTCAGCAATTTTATTACGTAATATTCTGACACTTTCTGTACCTGAGGCTTGTCCTACAATCGTCTGACGCACCGCCGGGGGAAGCGAAGCAAGCACAGCATGATAGAAGCAATCACCATCAGCAGGTACTGCTATCTTGCGTCCATCGGCAGATACAGCCCAATAGTGTTGACCGCTCAATATTAGTTTAGCAGCAACATTTCTGGAAGAATCTTCATTAGAAGCTCCTATTTTATAGCTTTGTCCTGGAATATCGCTCTCCACGGTGATTTCAAATTTTATATTCGCCAGTTCTGGAAGGTGGTATATTATCTGTGGGAGTATTTCAGCATGCTGATTTCTGAATTCCCCCATCTTTCTTATCTCAGTGGAAAACCGCTTTGCAAAAGGAATATTTTGCGAAGGATCTGTAGGCATTTTTGTAGGCAGAATAGCTTCGGCTTTAGCCCGAGATTCAGCTTTAACTGGAACTTTCCTGTTAATGATAAATTCATAGTCGGCATTAGAAATTAAATTAATAAGATCTTTATCACGTAATATCGTATCAGCGACCCTATGTCTTAAGTCCAATATTTCAGCTTGAGAACCATTACCCATAATTATAGATTCCCATTGCTCTTTTGACATTGCATCAATAATTGATGCATAAAAACTGTCATTTTTATTTAGAATTTCGATAGGCTTGTATTTAGGATTTATCACGGAATACCTGCCATCGTCTGTCTTTGCAAGATTGATATAGTACTTGCTCTCCCCGGCTTTATTAACGGAAATTCGTGAATAAGCCTTATATTTACCTGGTGTTCCCGATGGTCTATATAAATTGAGTTGGGTGTCCTTAAATGCAGGCATTCTCATTAACGCATACGGTACAACTCGTTCACACAACGTCGTCCATTGCCCGGGTTTTCGAACCTCCTCAGCAACATAATTTGCCGCTATTGCCGGATCATTTATTGAATCAAGAGTGGGTTTTGTAGGGTTTGACTGATTTACTAATGCTGTATTACTCAATTCAGCAACATTTTTTGCCAAAACTGGAATTTGTATGTCAGTCGCATGTTCAGTCGGATATGTGTAATATTTATCTGATTTTCCACTTGAACCGCGACAAGTGGCGAAAACTATCTTCTTATACTCAGGGTGAGAGCATTCAATAACAGAAAGCAAATCTTTAAATGTATTAATGTTTCTCTCTTTGCCTGAAGAATCGGGGTGTGATTCTAGTGTTAGTATATCCATTAAGTTTTCGCCACGAACACGATTTCTAATTACCGATATGCTAGCTACCGTTCTGCCACTAAGAATATCAGGTTTACAAGTATAATTCCTAATCTTTCCTTCTTCTGACGTTCCAGCTGTATCCTCAGTAAATTCAGAATATTGAACATTATCCCTCATAGAATTAGTGGATGCTAATCTTGAATATATTGAGATGGTTTTACCTTCCATGCTCATAATATCTTCCTCAGCGCTCACATATTCATCTTGTTTCTCAGGAATAGCAATCATAAGATTATAACCGTGAGGACTTAAAAAATTTAACTCCATTCCTTCAGGTATTTTAGTTGTAATTTCATTCTCATCAATTTTAAGACGAGAATTGTCATTAACGGCCTGACTAAAACTGCTGTGTAATGTAACAAATAATGTATCTGTTGGTGAATTTTTTACACGTGTGAGTAAAAAGCCTTTATCAAGTAATTCCGTCTCAACATTGCTGGCTAATACCGGATGAATTTCTGATAAGCTTTGCAGTCGCGCTGCATTGTAGTTTTCTATTTCATTAAATTCCTCTAAAGTTAAACCTGTATCTAAATTTGTGCCTAGCTTAACTGATAATGGAAACTGTGTCTCAGTTGACTTTTTCACACTTGGCTTATTTTTTTTACGTATGGATTCTTGTGAACTATCATGGACAACTTGAGATGATCTCTTTTTAATCGGTATGCCAAAGCTAACTTCAGTGGCCACGTCCATAGATGATTTTTGTTTAATATCAGATTGGCTATCTTTAGTTACAATATCCTTTACAGTTTTAGCTTTACCTGCAATCTGGGGTGATGTGGTGTCACCCATTTCTTTCAGAATGATATTGCTATATTCAATTATCGGTCCGCGCGGATGTCCTAATTCATCATGCGTCAATCCAGTCAGTGCACTGACCAGTTGATTAATAATAGAACGTCTACTATTAAATAGCTTACTACCATCGGTAGTAATGTAAATTTCGTCTTTGTTGTCTATACCGGATCTCATATTCATCGAAATAACGCATCTTCCGCTATTTTTCGCAGCCTGAGTAGTACTAAATTTTTCATCTACTACAAGAGACCACTTAGCAAGACCGGTATCAAAGGCATAGTTGAATAGCCGCCTGAATGTCGGACTATTGGTATAAGCTGCTTTCATCGTCTTGTTTAATTGTTTATAACATTTAGTATATTCCTCATCTTCAGCATTATTACTCCGATTATTACTTTGGATTTCATTCTTGCTGATAAGTTTGCTTGCAAAATCCTGATTTTCTTTAAAGGTAAAATACTCTTTTCTGTCTCGCGCTAATGCATCATGGCGAACTCTTAACAAAGATGGCTCATCACATTGAAATGACAAATCTGGGATGTTTTTTTTGGTCACTGTATCGTACGGACTTTTTGCTAACAGACCATATAACACTCTGTTCGGACTGTTATAAATATGTTGTATAACTTTTTCTTTAAGCGCCTTTATATGTGTATCTATTTCACTTCCCTTTGGGATCGAACTGATTT encodes the following:
- the mtfA gene encoding DgsA anti-repressor MtfA, encoding MIKWPWKAQESPRSPELPWEQALAIPVLATLTVDDRAKLIQLAGRFLQQKRIVALQNLELDLLQNCRIALLFCLPVLELGIEWLDGFHEILVYPAPFIVDDEWEDDIGLVHTQRMVQSGQSWQQGPIILNWLDIQDSFDASGFNLIVHEVAHKLDTRNGDRASGVPSIPLRDVAGWEHDLHAAMNNIQDEIDMVGESAASIDAYAATDPAECFAVLSEYFFSAPELFAPRFPALWQRFCQFYQQDPLQRLRESGESAGHAFLVH
- a CDS encoding transposase — encoded protein: MSLPVAKIRSIKPPDKPFKLTDSHGLYQLVNSDKFRNVVERLFGALKELRRVATRYEKQQETIL
- a CDS encoding PipA/GogA/GtgA family type III secretion system effector — encoded protein: MSGKKLNQEHFAVNRIYPVMTGVIMKLENLQSNNQCVAGEINNDLVREFNSAPLPIPSHLSGNLKNIKNVHVKPSSDENPTNPELGNIKEVTANNKQNNLSQKRKSPIAENTQISTVSPMKKISLVLHDSDSKKSNSKEIVSSIQSTSATSLSFNALSENQKNIVESTLRELSGNKQLSNESEGILPEIIQTMPEFSEYLLVIENPDNVAAKEIRLSSKHNYTKVLHIKKDKTGYTLLTTDNKLIKLGNSIDDIYKAILLSVNESSRTKISSIPKGSEIDTHIKALKEKVIQHIYNSPNRVLYGLLAKSPYDTVTKKNIPDLSFQCDEPSLLRVRHDALARDRKEYFTFKENQDFASKLISKNEIQSNNRSNNAEDEEYTKCYKQLNKTMKAAYTNSPTFRRLFNYAFDTGLAKWSLVVDEKFSTTQAAKNSGRCVISMNMRSGIDNKDEIYITTDGSKLFNSRRSIINQLVSALTGLTHDELGHPRGPIIEYSNIILKEMGDTTSPQIAGKAKTVKDIVTKDSQSDIKQKSSMDVATEVSFGIPIKKRSSQVVHDSSQESIRKKNKPSVKKSTETQFPLSVKLGTNLDTGLTLEEFNEIENYNAARLQSLSEIHPVLASNVETELLDKGFLLTRVKNSPTDTLFVTLHSSFSQAVNDNSRLKIDENEITTKIPEGMELNFLSPHGYNLMIAIPEKQDEYVSAEEDIMSMEGKTISIYSRLASTNSMRDNVQYSEFTEDTAGTSEEGKIRNYTCKPDILSGRTVASISVIRNRVRGENLMDILTLESHPDSSGKERNINTFKDLLSVIECSHPEYKKIVFATCRGSSGKSDKYYTYPTEHATDIQIPVLAKNVAELSNTALVNQSNPTKPTLDSINDPAIAANYVAEEVRKPGQWTTLCERVVPYALMRMPAFKDTQLNLYRPSGTPGKYKAYSRISVNKAGESKYYINLAKTDDGRYSVINPKYKPIEILNKNDSFYASIIDAMSKEQWESIIMGNGSQAEILDLRHRVADTILRDKDLINLISNADYEFIINRKVPVKAESRAKAEAILPTKMPTDPSQNIPFAKRFSTEIRKMGEFRNQHAEILPQIIYHLPELANIKFEITVESDIPGQSYKIGASNEDSSRNVAAKLILSGQHYWAVSADGRKIAVPADGDCFYHAVLASLPPAVRQTIVGQASGTESVRILRNKIADHVLKHPEIVDGFVVSTSAYEHNRELYEEKEVKMRSLDVQKHAQNRTDSITSLISVESNTNVQRVERSERNSKSSVMKGSFRSDEEHNNILPVSHQHVNTTSINPAIISSLDNDNSTLISSPINQVDKNEFENKTCLEELDDRLNSACANLEGLDLQNLTHSDIESIFENKSLTESIISEKNIIAEHDFSAKKSFKKEYVSAQQWGDNVLNDWRLGVNYIEKAVKTKDESAFNDACQVFVPDNFDFHSFSKLPKGTKAFYFSTLEYLVSNNLVSRPFIQKVLQLLIGAGLDKDNNSNILAKIVFPASGNPHFADSIWYPTLWRILVTCGKKLDPASGVSKIIEILLTHKYKSSFVGMPVIFLNYNRSMNFYRATLGDRKYLRDYYAVPCSLLPSYRQMIDSNKSSGFIKMINSYRPHAHELNSNLAATLPELDRMKDLVGVDGPVLEKYRDRATLYPTAEAILLPIKIVDQLIRNLIEKESASSIFDKDKRPGSQRLSQQFMRAFECDKQAGSDLFALFLKSLSTSVSQNTSNSKFIRNMVSLIQRNDDSFKSTIHEIISINNDVFYIYLSLLNSIYEKTGDKNIKKMIKKCIKDFHVEEKNLSVDERKVFMERLTRHKEDTFPGQNAQLAQLDAIAEKANEDLTKRLDNQIKKNETSKEVNDNAHKLNGIIGAFGMIVPETAYELLSCDSNAKENELTVALDLYRIMSETLEQVNEQYEVFEKNRFNNCKRLNLLNDIKESNYQLENLKTKNHGSTSYQIGLNYETQRKNIESKIIRLQSELHSLNKNVVNYESQEFNDLANCIYTFSEDNYLLLSGIKKTLLELESSHRSKRNELAELQKKANVTDSVKSSEDLDKLTSQLAEIRQQISTEKQKEQYYLKHPYVAYDSKLQKVVDRLHKLNADSTKLKLQRDEAQAKIKSDISTYEKENLYILTNTLQDKYIATLAEIKELKKKENIIRHQHILKIKESFFTSFQKETMAEGKKKYATDSHIKWLRENADQYKKEIERLTGKRNETYSKSVPKMPPAQALLIDSELEELDLKISQARLSLSFKNREFEQYKKKNYPNERFSLYDDFTKPISSPLKTKRDKLKERVKVLEDELNRNIVDKLTASAKINEIQKILKGKINENNLSIIQSRHLELDSVLSNAEFYIKATERKLEGVKKRLTEIDKEVDKESGQNILFFSKEITHSLANKLSYEYISYNVPVINSVRLNDEVKAHMAQPVLREKCNDAIKKSYSYGELDKSKLRSNLETVIRSHIMSCKYYIDVINNISNCLKAHSADNRDHSDLSKNARNIWLNNYISGVVSSYVNAVYTSSVSQNEKIKAEIATNLVAMSEDARRQYAQYKLNKVSKSSPPISDAGLKIKMKSSLVGEVFHLSTLSDENTREVQRTLKAQESPKESDHKISASGKNSSDSAADTIKISSLPDSIDVESKGNLEALPDPGVLLSTGSNENRTSESENAATNSTSVTVQHADLPAVSELDKLPTSKPEDINNVDQNKLFDSSSESELAPLSELVRSNDQDINSAIDTHQQVQGLLPELNEDIFTHALDIFESEGLHMFLSSIENAEQEVFDQLLGTEDVREKLLGIPEELNDHEKTQVPLLAGKLETSNTQSSSIQPAAPNVADVADKLPKVTLGTEDVREKLLGIPEELNDHEKIQVPLLAGKLETSNTQSPSIQPAAPNVADVADKLPKVTDTLKNTGAVGGNESKVEGPETKDQISLLDKAAQFKKTSWSEKIDSYLEQLEETSDIPKFSDYQEKNVPQLMNELEVYDGKPESLKQKKNDEKTVVRNNVNHKIPDEKYKDFDYRLLNLPGKAEEHALPHHNFSASISRINTTNPNELSLPDVPYDKPGMRALSEQSSRLSTADKINEYIKNMPDTAGENISILPEHNVSHPLEINDRNLSALMPEPPRNEPISFLEEIEKDTGTSLREDFIDRYIKNLPATNPQGVKSFTALDASQVQLELPDVPKDQVDRFDYMAKIKGKVIDNVNKELTIFMQQEVDDIRKQFNFIPLLERMENMTKKDTLTRLKLLENDIKKVEGTTSIKDEKIFNLLASLPIDKAESIQKEHSITSDIYESRYVYLDKQVRQVFIDNIKSGLFQPDLDISSTRFNMATNNMDNAKKTLEALMKKRVITYLEKSIK